Proteins found in one Rhodobacteraceae bacterium D3-12 genomic segment:
- a CDS encoding RsmB/NOP family class I SAM-dependent RNA methyltransferase, with translation MPAEKALTAWARGARYAGSKDRAAVRDHVYDVLRQKRGCAALGGGESGRALMIGLIRLQRGDLAALFNGVGHSPAPLTPEESTVGPSYDGPEVPDWMLGSFEARFGADVQSALEPLKQRADVFLRVNLRKGDVTQAINALGAEGITSEPFNLADAALLVTEGARKVARSEAYLDGLVELQDAASQAAMEALEVPNGARVLDYCAGGGGKTLALAGRGEAQFFAHDANPKRMRDLPPRAERAGVVVECVDSDALAGLAPFDLVLCDVPCSGSGTWRRDPDAKWRFTPERLEELNAVQDKILDEAALLVAQGGTLAYATCSLLAQENERRIDAFLSRHADWAEVYRMHWALDTGADGFFTAHLQRQ, from the coding sequence ATGCCTGCTGAAAAAGCGTTAACGGCTTGGGCGCGTGGGGCGCGTTATGCCGGGTCGAAAGACCGGGCCGCAGTGCGCGACCACGTTTATGATGTATTGCGCCAGAAGCGAGGCTGTGCGGCTTTGGGCGGTGGCGAGAGTGGCCGTGCTTTGATGATCGGGCTGATCCGATTGCAGAGGGGTGATCTGGCGGCGCTGTTTAACGGAGTGGGCCATTCACCGGCGCCTTTGACGCCTGAAGAGAGCACTGTTGGTCCGTCGTATGACGGGCCAGAGGTGCCTGACTGGATGCTAGGCTCGTTTGAGGCGCGGTTTGGAGCAGATGTTCAATCCGCGCTCGAACCGCTGAAGCAGCGGGCTGATGTTTTCCTGCGGGTTAACCTGCGCAAAGGTGATGTGACGCAGGCGATAAATGCCCTTGGGGCTGAGGGAATTACTTCGGAGCCGTTCAATTTGGCCGACGCCGCTCTGCTCGTGACGGAAGGCGCGCGGAAAGTCGCACGTTCCGAGGCATATCTTGACGGTTTGGTTGAGTTACAGGACGCCGCCAGTCAGGCCGCAATGGAGGCGCTTGAGGTGCCGAACGGCGCACGGGTGCTGGATTACTGCGCGGGGGGGGGCGGCAAAACACTGGCGCTTGCTGGGCGCGGCGAGGCGCAATTTTTTGCCCATGACGCCAATCCGAAGCGGATGCGAGACTTGCCTCCGCGTGCAGAGCGGGCAGGGGTGGTTGTTGAATGTGTTGATAGCGATGCGTTGGCGGGGTTGGCCCCGTTCGACTTGGTGCTGTGTGATGTGCCTTGCTCAGGTAGTGGAACATGGCGGCGTGACCCCGACGCAAAGTGGCGGTTTACGCCCGAGCGTTTGGAAGAATTGAATGCCGTTCAGGACAAGATCCTTGATGAGGCGGCTCTGCTGGTTGCCCAAGGCGGGACGCTGGCTTATGCGACCTGTTCGCTTTTGGCGCAGGAAAATGAACGGCGGATTGACGCGTTCTTGTCGCGCCATGCAGACTGGGCAGAAGTGTATCGCATGCATTGGGCGCTAGATACGGGGGCGGATGGGTTTTTTACCGCCCACTTGCAGCGGCAGTAG
- a CDS encoding gamma-glutamyl kinase, whose translation MLIFSKARLVVLSVPKTGTTAIEAALAPHAAMAVLDPPELKHAPVYRYNRFFRPMVEKFIGADVDVMAVVREPKSWLGSWYRYRQRPFLDGKRQSTSGLSFEQFVEGYLGEPRKGFADVGSQAKFVEPRPNGTEVTRLFRYEQLDDAVAFLEERLELSIELPRTNISPQADLSLSSALDKKLRIACAEDFALWDRAG comes from the coding sequence TTGCTAATATTTTCCAAAGCCCGTTTGGTGGTTTTGTCGGTACCTAAGACCGGCACCACAGCGATCGAAGCCGCGCTTGCCCCCCATGCCGCCATGGCAGTCCTCGATCCTCCCGAGCTGAAGCATGCGCCAGTCTATCGCTACAATCGTTTTTTTCGCCCCATGGTCGAAAAGTTCATCGGCGCCGACGTAGATGTGATGGCTGTCGTTCGCGAACCAAAAAGCTGGCTCGGGTCATGGTACCGATATCGTCAGCGCCCCTTTTTGGACGGCAAGCGCCAATCCACATCCGGGCTCAGTTTTGAGCAATTCGTCGAAGGGTATCTTGGTGAACCTCGCAAAGGGTTTGCCGATGTCGGAAGTCAGGCGAAATTCGTTGAACCGCGCCCCAACGGCACCGAAGTCACCCGCTTATTTCGCTACGAACAACTCGATGATGCCGTGGCCTTCCTTGAAGAACGGTTGGAGTTGAGTATTGAATTGCCGCGCACGAACATCTCCCCCCAAGCCGATTTGTCGCTTTCAAGCGCGCTTGATAAGAAATTGCGCATCGCCTGCGCCGAAGATTTCGCGTTGTGGGACCGAGCGGGATAA
- a CDS encoding ATP-binding protein codes for MAALFAGAAFWSGNGPLAQVLGMVGGTLIALVVAIYVIIWVFGQNNKRAQATISEFVAHDAAPCFVTDEDGELWYVNEAGKTKFRGDALTLSGLLGDVFANPLAVVQRLRKRADKTGAAREDIVTRRGNVRLSTHRLSRGQYLWRIEAIGERMAVASANDSSFLPVVSVGRNGTVLFMNDAARDLVGERVKNIDRLFEDGAPRTGDINLVRTVDGPRKCFLAERSLAATRRELILAPATEAAEVINPQGGEADLSTPGWKDVEALPVPMLKVATTGEVLLSNRLARDLLGRGDCTGLHLATLMEGLGRSLTDWLTEVAAGRETHSSEFLRVSREDREVFVQVMLKRAMDANGTALIAVLNDATELKTLEAQFVQSQKMQAIGQLAGGVAHDFNNLLTAISGHCDLLLLRHDAGDPGYNDLVQINQNANRAAALVSQLLAFSRKQTLRLEVLDLRDTLSDLTHLLNRLVGETVRLTLDHEQGLHALRADKRQLEQVVMNLVVNARDAMPSGGDISLRTRNVTYDGTVKRDRATLAAGDYVSVEICDQGTGIPADKLQKIFEPFYTTKRTGEGTGLGLSTAYGIVKQSGGFIFADSTPGKGSTFTLLFPAFAPDDQSETAKPGDVHILGENDCASEVDAPREPLGIGGEEALELGVKQSRDAPNDSSDVGEGVAATPKRDEVILLVEDEAPVRAFASRALRLKGYTVLEAGSAEEALEALEETDLVVDIFVTDVVMPGMDGPSWVRKALEVRPEVRVVFVSGYAEDAFGEGKTEIPNSVFLPKPFSLTELTETIRQQLH; via the coding sequence ATGGCGGCACTTTTTGCAGGCGCCGCTTTTTGGAGTGGAAACGGGCCGTTGGCGCAGGTGCTCGGCATGGTTGGCGGAACGCTGATCGCGCTGGTGGTGGCGATATATGTGATCATTTGGGTGTTTGGTCAAAACAACAAACGCGCCCAAGCGACCATTTCAGAATTCGTGGCTCATGATGCAGCGCCGTGTTTTGTCACCGATGAAGACGGTGAGCTTTGGTATGTGAATGAGGCGGGCAAAACCAAGTTTCGCGGTGATGCTTTGACCCTGAGCGGGTTGCTGGGAGATGTGTTTGCCAATCCGCTTGCCGTGGTTCAGAGGCTACGAAAGCGGGCCGATAAAACGGGCGCTGCACGTGAAGACATCGTGACGCGGCGTGGCAATGTGCGTCTGTCAACTCACCGGCTTTCGCGGGGGCAGTACCTTTGGCGGATCGAAGCGATCGGCGAGCGGATGGCCGTGGCGAGTGCCAATGACAGCAGTTTTCTTCCGGTTGTTTCGGTTGGGCGCAACGGAACAGTTCTTTTCATGAATGACGCCGCGCGCGATCTTGTGGGCGAGCGGGTCAAGAACATTGATCGGCTGTTCGAGGATGGAGCGCCGCGCACTGGCGATATCAATCTGGTGCGAACCGTCGATGGACCGCGTAAATGCTTCCTCGCCGAACGCAGCCTGGCAGCCACGCGCAGGGAATTGATCCTTGCCCCCGCGACAGAGGCGGCCGAGGTGATTAACCCACAGGGGGGCGAAGCAGACCTTTCAACGCCGGGTTGGAAAGATGTAGAGGCGCTGCCGGTGCCAATGCTCAAGGTGGCGACGACGGGGGAGGTTTTGCTTTCCAACAGGCTCGCGCGTGACCTTCTGGGGCGCGGCGATTGCACGGGGTTGCATCTTGCTACCTTGATGGAAGGACTGGGTCGATCGCTTACTGACTGGCTGACCGAAGTGGCTGCGGGGCGCGAAACTCATAGTTCGGAATTTTTGCGCGTATCGCGAGAGGACCGCGAGGTTTTCGTTCAGGTTATGCTCAAGCGTGCGATGGATGCGAACGGCACAGCACTCATTGCTGTGCTAAATGATGCGACCGAACTGAAAACGCTTGAGGCGCAGTTTGTGCAGAGCCAGAAAATGCAAGCGATAGGTCAGTTGGCGGGTGGGGTGGCGCATGACTTTAACAATCTGCTGACCGCAATTTCAGGGCATTGCGATCTTCTGTTGCTTCGCCATGACGCTGGCGACCCCGGGTATAACGATCTGGTGCAGATCAATCAGAACGCAAACCGTGCTGCCGCGTTGGTAAGCCAATTGCTGGCGTTTTCCCGCAAACAAACCCTGCGCCTAGAGGTGCTGGATTTGCGCGATACCCTGAGCGATTTGACGCATTTGTTAAATCGGCTGGTTGGAGAAACCGTGCGGTTGACCTTGGATCACGAGCAGGGGCTGCACGCGTTGCGGGCTGACAAGCGGCAACTTGAACAGGTGGTGATGAACCTTGTCGTCAACGCGCGTGACGCAATGCCATCGGGTGGGGATATAAGCCTGAGGACTCGGAACGTGACCTATGACGGAACAGTCAAACGCGATCGTGCGACCCTTGCTGCGGGAGATTATGTTTCTGTTGAAATTTGTGATCAAGGCACCGGCATTCCTGCCGATAAGTTGCAGAAGATTTTTGAGCCGTTCTATACGACCAAGCGCACGGGTGAGGGGACAGGGCTTGGTCTGTCGACCGCTTATGGGATCGTCAAGCAAAGCGGTGGGTTTATATTTGCCGACTCGACACCGGGGAAAGGGTCGACCTTTACATTGTTGTTCCCGGCCTTCGCTCCGGATGACCAAAGTGAAACAGCAAAGCCGGGCGATGTTCATATTCTAGGTGAGAATGACTGCGCAAGTGAAGTGGATGCGCCTCGCGAGCCCTTGGGAATTGGGGGCGAAGAGGCGCTCGAACTTGGCGTGAAACAGTCTCGGGATGCGCCTAACGATTCGTCGGATGTTGGTGAGGGCGTGGCCGCCACTCCAAAGCGTGACGAGGTTATTCTTTTGGTCGAGGATGAAGCTCCGGTGCGTGCTTTTGCGTCGCGCGCTCTAAGATTGAAGGGCTATACTGTGCTGGAGGCCGGGTCCGCCGAGGAGGCTCTTGAAGCACTGGAGGAGACCGACCTTGTCGTGGACATCTTTGTAACTGACGTGGTGATGCCGGGCATGGATGGGCCGAGTTGGGTGCGAAAGGCGCTTGAAGTGCGCCCGGAAGTGCGCGTGGTGTTTGTTTCTGGCTATGCCGAGGACGCATTTGGCGAGGGTAAAACAGAAATTCCGAATTCAGTTTTCCTGCCTAAGCCCTTCTCGCTCACCGAGCTGACAGAGACAATCCGGCAGCAACTGCATTAA
- the guaB gene encoding IMP dehydrogenase, whose product MEIREALTFDDVLLVPAASNVLPSTADTRTHVTRAIDLNIPLLSSAMDTVTEARMAIAMAQAGGMGVIHKNLSVEEQSREVRRVKRFVSGIVYNPVTLRKDQTIADAKALVERYNFTGFPVVDEAGRIVGILTNRDMRFATSDDMPVSAVMTSNDLAMLAEPADLDQAKSLMRSRRIEKLLVHDGKGKLTGLLTLKDTEQAVLNPTACKDQLGRLRVAAASSVGDSGYERSEALVDAGVDIIVVDTAHGHSEGVIEAVKRAKTLSNEVQVIAGNVATGEAVRALVDAGADAIKVGIGPGSICTTRMVAGVGVPQLTAIMECAKSAGDVPVIADGGIKFSGDFAKAIAAGASCAMVGSMIAGTDESPGEVILYQGRTFKSYRGMGSLGAMARGSADRYFQKDAASDKLVPEGIEGQVPYKGSANAVIHQLVGGLRAAMGYTGCATVQEMRNNCEFVKITGAGLKESHVHDVQITRESPNYRMGG is encoded by the coding sequence ATGGAGATTCGTGAGGCCCTGACCTTCGATGATGTTTTGCTCGTTCCTGCCGCGTCCAATGTGCTTCCCAGCACCGCTGACACGCGCACGCATGTGACACGCGCGATCGACTTAAATATCCCGCTATTGTCGAGCGCCATGGACACGGTGACCGAAGCACGTATGGCGATTGCCATGGCGCAAGCCGGCGGCATGGGAGTGATCCACAAAAACCTGAGCGTCGAAGAGCAATCGCGCGAAGTGCGCCGGGTAAAACGGTTTGTAAGCGGCATTGTTTATAACCCGGTGACCCTGCGCAAGGATCAGACCATTGCCGACGCCAAGGCCTTGGTCGAGCGCTATAATTTCACCGGTTTTCCGGTGGTGGACGAGGCGGGCCGGATTGTCGGGATACTTACAAACCGCGACATGCGTTTTGCCACCAGTGACGACATGCCGGTGAGTGCCGTAATGACGTCAAACGACCTTGCCATGCTCGCCGAACCTGCTGATCTGGATCAGGCCAAGAGCCTGATGCGGTCGCGCCGGATCGAAAAGCTTCTGGTGCATGATGGCAAGGGCAAGCTGACCGGGCTGCTGACGTTGAAAGACACTGAGCAAGCGGTGTTGAACCCAACCGCTTGCAAGGACCAGCTGGGACGTTTGCGCGTTGCCGCGGCCTCTTCGGTTGGTGATTCTGGGTATGAGCGGTCCGAGGCGTTGGTCGATGCCGGGGTGGATATTATCGTGGTTGATACCGCGCATGGCCATTCCGAGGGGGTTATCGAGGCCGTAAAACGCGCCAAGACCTTGTCGAATGAAGTTCAGGTCATCGCCGGGAATGTGGCCACCGGGGAGGCCGTGCGGGCTTTGGTTGACGCAGGTGCCGACGCGATCAAGGTGGGCATCGGGCCAGGCAGCATTTGTACGACGCGGATGGTGGCCGGTGTGGGTGTACCGCAGCTAACGGCGATCATGGAATGTGCCAAAAGCGCGGGTGACGTGCCAGTCATCGCCGATGGCGGCATCAAATTCTCGGGCGATTTTGCCAAGGCAATAGCCGCGGGCGCGTCCTGTGCCATGGTTGGCAGCATGATCGCCGGTACCGATGAAAGCCCGGGCGAGGTGATCCTCTACCAAGGGCGGACGTTCAAATCCTATCGCGGTATGGGCAGCCTTGGTGCGATGGCGCGTGGCTCGGCCGACCGCTATTTCCAAAAGGACGCCGCCAGCGATAAGTTGGTTCCTGAGGGGATCGAGGGGCAAGTGCCTTACAAAGGCAGCGCCAATGCGGTGATCCACCAACTGGTCGGTGGCCTGCGGGCCGCAATGGGCTATACCGGTTGCGCCACAGTGCAGGAGATGCGCAACAACTGTGAGTTCGTCAAGATCACTGGCGCGGGCCTCAAGGAAAGCCATGTGCATGATGTGCAAATCACCCGCGAAAGCCCGAACTACCGGATGGGTGGCTAA